Below is a window of Schistocerca cancellata isolate TAMUIC-IGC-003103 chromosome 4, iqSchCanc2.1, whole genome shotgun sequence DNA.
cccattcaccaccGGTTCACCGCCGGTTTTCCCAGTCTTTGTTCGTGGACTGgccatcgtttcagttgacccatgtGGTTTCTGCGTTCGGCTGCACGTTGCGGTAGAGCATTGTTCTTTTAGCCGATTTATTTAAAACATTACGCGTGAGAAGCGTTTTGCTTGTTAAAAGTGTTTTATCGTGTATTGCGTGTGAAAAGTGTTAAAAGTGTTTTATAGTGTTAAAAGTGTTTTGGGTGTGTTTTATTGTGTACCATCTGTGTGTGAACTATTCACGTGTGAAAAGCGTTTCGTGTGTAGTAATAGTGTTTAATAATGAGTtcttttaagtgtgaagtttgcgcCAATGAGTATAGTTACCGCAAGACTCTGAAGAGGCATATGTCCACAGCCCATCCACAGAAGCTGAGCGAAATGATGCCTCCTGTTACAGATAAGGAGCCTTCGTGTACATACCAATGCTACATATGCGACAAGGATTTTACTTGTAAAGGTAGTTTAAAACGCCACCAACAAAATATTCATGGCCAACCGCAACAGCAAGGGTTTAAGTGTACAATGTGTGCATTTGAAACCGATTCAAAAAAAGTGCTGGATCGATCATTTCCAGTCTGTACACGGATTATGTGTGAAACCAGAAGCCCTGGAATtctccagtgaagaagaatttttaaaatggaaagaagaaatggaatgtgctacacattccaaattcattaaaagctgtggcaCTAAATTTTACGATGAGGGCCCCACATGTTATTACGTTTGCCATCGCTCAGGTCAGTTTACCTCCAAAGGTGATGGGAGAAGACATCTGAAATTGACAGGAAGCAACAAAATTAATGGCAAGTGCCCTGCAGAGATTAAAGTCCAATACAAAGAAGGAAAATGCCATGTTACTTTTGTGTCCACTCACGTTGTTCACGATCTGGACCTAAGTCATCTCAACCTGACGGAAAAAGAACGGATGAAGATAGCTGAAGACATTGCTGCAGGAATCCCATTTCCTACTGTCCTccaaaaaattcaagaaacagtGCAGAGTTCTAATTTGGAGAGAGTGCATCTTACAACGATGCAGGATTTGCATAATATTGCAGCTGCGTATAACCTGTCTTCAGAGTCAGTTACACATTCAAATGATACGATCAGTGTTGATGCTTGggtgcaagaagtgcagcaaagtgacaatccatgtgtattgttctataagcctcaagaaacaattaatgatCTGTACCCTGAACTGAAAAGTGAAGACTTTGTATTAATTATAATGAACAATGCACAAGGCGAAATATTAACTAAATATGGAAGTGACTGTATTTGTGTCGATGGAACTCATGGCCTAAATGGCTATGATTTTGAAGTTACAACATTACTTGTACTGGATGATATGAGGCAAGGATTTCCATGTGCTTTCCTCATATCTAACAGGAATGATTCAGATGTTTTGAGTATATTTTTCAATTGTGTTAAGTCTCAGGTTGGACAGATTTCCCCAAAAGTATTCATGACGGACCTGGCAGAATCGTATAGTATCGCTTGGAACAAAACAATGGGACATCCTGAAATGAGACTTTTCTGTACCTGGCACGTCGATAGAGCCTGGAGGGCCAATATTAAGAGCAAAATTAGAAGTTTGGACAAGAGAAACGAGGTGTACAaacttgttaaatcgttaatgcagGTAAGAGATGttgctgtgtttcaagaatcgttgGTAAAAGCATTGCAGAAATTCAACAGCGATTCAGAGACTTCAGAATTTGGTCACTATTTCAAGACGtattatgaaaaaaatgtgaagtgttGGGCATATTGTCATAGGATGCGATCCGGACTCAACACAAACATGCACCTGGAGAGCATGCATAAGACATTGAAATATATACATGCTAATGCAAAGCAGGTAAAACGTTTGGACAAAGGTATATCCGCTTTAATGTCGCTTGTAACAGCAAAGCTGTTTGACAGGCTCATTGTCAACGTGAAAGGGAAGCTAACAAGTAAAACGAAAAACATTCGCCGTAAACACAAATGCAGCATTCTGATGAATAAGGACTCAATTAGGAAGGTAGGCAGAGGTTGGGAAGTACCAGCCACAAAATCACATGAAGTTTACCTTGTAGAAGAAAATAATATCTTCTGTAACTGTAAATTAGTGTGCACTGACTGTAAAGTGTGCATTCATAGGTATTCCTGCACATGTATTGATTATAGCATTAAGTTAAATATGTGCAAGCATATACATAATGTTTGCCAACTAGACAGTACAGAACAAAATCCTTTTGAAATTTCTGAATTACAAGATGCAGTAGCTACAGATGTTGGAGATATGTCTTGCATTAATGAGAAAGAAGTGATTTTGAAGCAAGTCAGTGGAAATGCTAATTCCTGCACCCCAGAAGCATTGgcagaagagaagagaaaaattatttctaggttttcagaaattGTTTCTGGTATGTCAGCTACTGAAGTTCAGCTGGCTAACAAAATGGTGACTTCGTTGAAGGTTAATGTAGGTGCTGTTCGCACCAGTAGTGGTATCTCTTTCATTAGCCCACAAAGAAGTCTCAAGAGGAAACTTTTGCCCCAGAGGAGGCTGTTTTCAACAAAGAAGAAAAGTTCCTCAAAATGCATATCCATGGCAGTTCCTAATGCAGAAGAAACTAACAACATCCTGAGAACACTTCTGGATGAAGGTCTGTACCATTAATTTGCAACTATTTGcatttaatattaaaatattttaaatgttcatgTGCCCAAATCTGTTGTGATTAGTTCTACATTGGGATGTAGTATGAACATTCTGACATGAAAATGACTTCAAAATTTTATCATTACATAACATGCCTCATACAAATGAAGGTAGTGACATAAGTGCCCTATCAATTCCACCTCTTTATACAAACTGATAACCATAATCTAGGTTATAATACATATGTAGTTACTTCTTCAGGTAGACAATACATGGTTATCACCGAAGGCAATAATCTATTGTGGTAGTGCATATGGTGTTACTTCTTTAGACAGATAGGGCTGCTACTTGACATTATTATCATTTGGTACATTTTCTACAGTATGATATAGTATCAATATCTTTCAGATATCTTACCATGTGTGcttcagtattattattactactttGTCATACTTCCCctttcagattttatttataaatttcatgttCATGTGATGTGGagttttttcatgtagttttagTCTGTGACTGAATCACTCTCCCTGGAAAAACCTGTGGGTTATGTTTCAGCTCCCACTATGTCTTGGATAGtattttttgtagtctaaaagcaTTGAGGAAATTAGTTTTCTGagaaccccaaaaaataatacattaggtgatgactgaaataaaatatgcacaagatatatatattttttaaatttaatcagTGATATTATTTATGGTGTTcatgattttgttttgttacttagtATCCTGCATTGTTAACTCCACGATATCGTTTTAATTACTGGTACACATATCTTTTTGACACAAtttttttgatcaaatagtgtatttcaCATAAACATTCCACAGCCTTTTTTTGTGGTGAAGTGAACAATTCCTGGGTTAGCacagttaaattattttttatttgctgtgGTGTGCTGGTGTATTTC
It encodes the following:
- the LOC126184489 gene encoding uncharacterized protein LOC126184489, with protein sequence MQDLHNIAAAYNLSSESVTHSNDTISVDAWVQEVQQSDNPCVLFYKPQETINDLYPELKSEDFVLIIMNNAQGEILTKYGSDCICVDGTHGLNGYDFEVTTLLVLDDMRQGFPCAFLISNRNDSDVLSIFFNCVKSQVGQISPKVFMTDLAESYSIAWNKTMGHPEMRLFCTWHVDRAWRANIKSKIRSLDKRNEVYKLVKSLMQVRDVAVFQESLVKALQKFNSDSETSEFGHYFKTYYEKNVKCWAYCHRMRSGLNTNMHLESMHKTLKYIHANAKQVKRLDKGISALMSLVTAKLFDRLIVNVKGKLTSKTKNIRRKHKCSILMNKDSIRKVGRGWEVPATKSHEVYLVEENNIFCNCKLVCTDCKVCIHRYSCTCIDYSIKLNMCKHIHNVCQLDSTEQNPFEISELQDAVATDVGDMSCINEKEVILKQVSGNANSCTPEALAEEKRKIISRFSEIVSGMSATEVQLANKMVTSLKVNVGAVRTSSGISFISPQRSLKRKLLPQRRLFSTKKKSSSKCISMAVPNAEETNNILRTLLDEGLYH